A window from Macaca nemestrina isolate mMacNem1 chromosome 8, mMacNem.hap1, whole genome shotgun sequence encodes these proteins:
- the LOC105488428 gene encoding LOW QUALITY PROTEIN: cytochrome P450 11B1, mitochondrial-like (The sequence of the model RefSeq protein was modified relative to this genomic sequence to represent the inferred CDS: substituted 1 base at 1 genomic stop codon), with translation MALRAKAEVCVAVPWLAPXRAWALGTRATWVPRTVLPFEAMPRRPGSRWLRLLQIWREQGYEHLHLEVHQTFQELGPIFRPRHSASFGGWGGSAARAGLWLCQCRGWCRANPSSLQRGQDSEALKYHLGGPRMVCVMLPEDVEKLQQVDSLNPRRMSLEPWVAYRQHRGHKCGVFLLNVAERGNSSPPFHGGIHGAPTHSGCGNGPEWRFNRLQLNPDVLSPKAVQRFLPMVDAVARDFSQALRKKVLQNARGSLTLDVQPSIFHYTIEASNLAPFGERLGLVGHSPSSASLNFLHALEVMFKSTIQLMFMPRSLSRWTSPKVWKEHFEAWDCIFQYGEARDPGSAMGKGRHGGPLSPSPPPTSNTLGPSRPATFPSV, from the exons ATGGCACTGAGGGCAAAGGCAGAGGTGTGCGTGGCAGTGCCCTGGCTGGCCCCGTGAAGGGCATGGGCACTGGGCACCAGAGCCACCTGGGTCCCCAGGACAGTGCTGCCCTTTGAAGCCATGCCCCGGCGTCCAGGCAGCAGGTGGCTGAGGCTGCTGCAGATCTGGAGGGAGCAGGGTTATGAGCACCTGCACCTGGAGGTGCACCAGACCTTCCAGGAACTGGGGCCCATTTTCAG GCCCCGGCACTCTGCATCCTTTGGAGGATGGGGAGGGAGTGCTGCACGTGCTGGTCTGTGGCTCTGCCAGTGCAGGGGATGGTGCAGAGCAAACCCCAGCTCGCTGCAGAGAGGGCAGGACTCAGAGGCACTAAA GTACCACTTGGGAGGACCACGCATGGTGTGTGTGATGCTGCCGGAGGAcgtggagaagctgcagcaggtGGACAGCCTGAACCCACGCCGGATGAGCCTGGAGCCCTGGGTGGCCTACAGACAACATCGTGGGCACAAATGTGGTGTGTTCTTGCT GAATGTGGCTGAGAGAGGAAATTCCTCCCCACCATTCCATGGGGGCATCCATGGAGCCCCAACACACTCTGGCTGTGG GAATGGGCCTGAATGGCGCTTCAATCGATTGCAGCTGAACCCAGATGTGCTGTCGCCCAAGGCTGTGCAGAGGTTCCTCCCGATGGTGGATGCGGTGGCCAGGGACTTCTCCCAGGCCCTGAGGAAGAAGGTGCTGCAGAACGCTCGGGGGAGCCTGACCCTGGATGTCCAGCCCAGCATCTTCCACTACACCATAGAAG CCAGCAACTTAGCTCCTTTTGGAGAACGGCTGGGCCTGGTTGGTCACAGTCCTAGCTCTGCCAGCCTGAACTTCCTCCATGCCCTGGAGGTCATGTTCAAATCCACCATCCAGCTCATGTTCATGCCCAGGAGCCTGTCTCGCTGGACCAGCCCCAAGGTGTGgaaggagcactttgaggcctggGACTGCATCTTCCAGTACGGTGAGGCCAGGGACCCAGGCAGTGCTATGGGGAAGGGACGCCATGGGGGCCCACTTTCTCCCTCTCCACCACCCACATCCAACACTCTGGGTCCATCTCGCCCTGCCACCTTTCCATCAGTGTAA
- the LOC105488509 gene encoding LOW QUALITY PROTEIN: zinc finger HIT domain-containing protein 1 (The sequence of the model RefSeq protein was modified relative to this genomic sequence to represent the inferred CDS: substituted 2 bases at 2 genomic stop codons): MVGQAKGLFLFKEVHSQDPGQQWVLDWATWQCRINWQLETLENDNFQDDPHVGLPQLSKRLPRFDDDADTRWXKKKTXSDHFQLCFQKIFQALLEEQNLSVAEGPNYLTACAGSASQLQCSFCAVWRLPLSYTCVSCGAWYCTMCCLGTHQETRCLKWTM, translated from the exons ATGGTGGGCCAAG CAAAGGGTCTCTTTCTATTCAAGGAAGTCCACTCCCAGGACCCTGGGCAGCAGTGGGTGCTGGACTGGGCCACCTGGCAGTGTCGCATCAACTGGCAGCTGGAGACCCTGGAGAATGACAACTTCCAGGATGACCCCCATGTGGGACTCCCTCAGCTCAGCAAGAGACTGCCTCGGTTCGATGATGATGCGGATACCAGATGGTAAAAGAAGAAAACCTGAAGTGATCATTTTCAACTTTGCTTCCAAAAAATCTTTCAGGCCCTGCTGGAGGAGCAGAACCTGAGTGTGGCCGAGGGCCCCAACTACCTGACAGCCTGTGCAGGGTCCGCATCGCAGCTGCAGTGCTCCTTCTGCGCTGTCTGGCGTCTTCCCCTCTCCTACACCTGTGTCAGCTGTGGTGCCTGGTATTGCACCATGTGTTGTCTGGGGACCCACCAGGAGACCAGATGTCTGAAGTGGACCATGTGA